ACGAGACGCAGGCTGATCGCGATCCTGCCGCGGCGCCCGCGTGCCCCAGTCCACCGGCCCCTTCTTCGGCCGGTCGGCAGGACGGCTCGGCCGATCGGAGCCGGCACGTGCCGGGCGGTCGTCGCGATCCTGGAAGTCGCGCCGGGGACGATCCGCGGGACCACGCCCCGGACGGTCGGCGGGACCCCGCGCGGGGCGATCCGTCCCGCTGCGTGCAGGGCGATCAGCGCCGCTGCGTGCGGGACGGTCGTCGCGGTCCTGGAAGTCGCGGCGCGGACGATCCTCGCGGTCCGAGCCGCCACGGCCCGCCGGACGGTCGCGATCACTCGGGAGATACGGGCGATCCGACGCTCCACGTCCTGCGCCCGTCCTCGGCCCACGTGCGGCCGGACGGTCCTCCGCGGAGCGATCCGAGAATCCGCGTCCCGCAGCCGTCTTGCCGCGTGCGGCCGGCCGTTCATCCGCCCCGCGGGACGAGGTGGATGAAGTACGCTTGGGCCGGGCGTCGCCGCCGCGCGGCTTGGCGTCGCCCCATTCCTCCGCATCCCAGTCGATGGTGACGGGCGTGCGCTCGCGCGGCGCTGGCGGAGCCTCGTCGCGATCGAACGAGCGGCCACGCGGCGCCCCGCGCGCCGGCTTTTCCTCGCGCTCCGGCTTTCCGCGCGCGGTCCGCGGCGCGTCCTTGCGCCCCGGGCGTTCGGCCTTGCCGCGAGCGGGGCGATCCTCGGCCTCAGCGCGGACGCGCTTGGCCTTGGGCGCCTCCGCCTCTGCCGCCGGGGTGCGCTTGGCGCCCTTTGGGCTGGCCTGGGCGTCGCGCACCTGCACCAGCTCTTCCGGCTGGACGATGCGCCACTTGCCCTCGGGGAGCTCGCCCAGGTCGATGGGCCCGAAGCGGCGGCGCACCAGGCGCAGCACGGGGTGGCCCACCGCCTCCAGCATCCGCCGCACCTCGCGCTTCTTGCCCTCGCGCAGCACCAGCTTCAGCCGCGACTGCCCGTTCCCCGCCGGCCCGATCAGCCGGGCGGACTCGGCCTGGGCCACGCCGTCCTCCAGCTCCACGCCTTCCACCAGCTGGCGCAGCGCCGCGTCGCTCGGCTTGCCGCTGGCGATGACGTCGTACTCCTTGGTGATGCCGAAGCTGGGGTGCAGAAAGCGGTTGGCCAGGTCGCCGTCGTTGGTCAGCAGCAGCAGCCCTTCGCTGTCGCGGTCCAGCCGGCCCACGTGGAACAGGCCGTGGAACTTGTCCGGGATCAGCTCGTAGACGGTCCGGCGCCCGAACGGGTCCTGGCGGGTGGTGACGTAGCCCGTTGGCTTGTGCAGCGCCAGCCAGGTGGTGGGCGCCACCTTCACCTCCACCCCGTCCAGCTCCACGCGGTCCACCCCCGCCACTACGCGCGTGCCCTGCGCGGTGACCTCGGCGCCGTTCACCTTTACGCGGCCGTGCTCGATCATCTCCTCGGCGGCGCGGCGCGAGGCCAGGCCGGAGCGGGAGAGAAATGCCTGCAGGCGCAGCGACTCGCCGCGCTTAAGAAATCCCGGCTGCTTCGCCATTCGTGTCCCTCGGTTCGTCCCGCCGCGCCAGCACGACGGGAAGCTCCTCGGAGCGAGGCAGGTCTGCCAGGCTCCGGAAGCCGAAATGCTGCAAGAAGAAGGGCGTGGTGCCGTACAGCAGCGGGCGGCCCAGCCCCTCGCCGCGGCCCACCACCTCGATCAACCCCCGCTCCTGCAGGGTCTTCAGAACGCCGCCCGCCCCCACGCCGCGGATTTCCTCGACCTCGGCGCGCCCCACGGGCTGGCGGTAGGAGATGATGGCCAGCGTTTCCAGCGCCGGCCCCGACAGCCGCTGCGCGCCGGGAACGGAGTCGAAGCGCTCCAGCACCGGCGCAAACTCCGGCCGCGTGAGCAGCTGGTAGCCGCCGCCCACCTCGAAGACGGTGAACGCGCGCCCCTCGCGGTCGTACTCGGCCCGCAGCTCGGCGATGGCGGCTTCCACCCGTTCCTCGTCCAGCGCCTCGTCGGCGCGGGCCAGGTCCGCGGGCGAAAGCGGCGACTCGCTGGCGAACAGCAGCGCCTCGATCACGCGGCTGGGGCGGATCACGCCGCCTCGTCCCTGGCGTGAAAGATCCAGAGCGGGGTGAAGGGGCTGGCCTGCCGCACGCGCACCACGCTGCGCTTGGCCAGCTCCAGGCAGGCCAGCAGCGAGGCCACGGCGTGAATGCGCGTGCCCCACGGCTCCACGATGCGCGCGAACTCCACGCGCCGCATCTGCTCCAGGAGCGCCATGATCTCCTGGATCTTGTCTTCCATCTTCACCTCGCGCCCGCGCACGTGGTGCACGATCTCCGGCGCGTTCAGCCGCTCACCCAGGCGAACGAGCGCGTCCCACACCTCGTCCCACTGCGTTTCCAGCGGCAGGTCGGCCAGGCGCGGCGCAGGGCGCGCCTCCACGAAGCCGCGGGCGAACAGGCGCGCGCGCTCGCGCTCGGAGCGCTCCATCAGCTGCGCGGCCTCGCGAAAGTGCTCGAACTCCAGCAGGCGGCGCACCAGGTCGGCGCGGGGGTCCTCGGTTTCCTCGTCGTCCACGCGGCGGGGAAAGAGCATCTGGGCCTTGATGCGCACCAGCGTGGCCGCCATCTCCAGGAATTCCCCCGCCCGTTCCAGCTCCAGGTGCTCCACGGCGCGGATGGCCGCCAGGAACTGCTCGGTGATCTTCGCGATGGGGATGTCGAAGATGTCGATGTCCTGGTTGCGGATCAGGTGCAGCAGCAGGTCCAGCGGCCCATGGAACCGCTCCACGTCGATGTCGAACGGGTCCTGCGCCGCGACCGCTTCCATCAGAGCAGCGGAACGCCGATGGGCGCCAGCAGCACCCGTGAGATCCCGCGGATCACGGGCCACAGGATGTCGAGGGCATTCGTGAGCACCAGCGCCCACAGGATGATGAACCCGTACGGGTAGATCTGGCGGTACGAGGCGGCGGCGCTGGGCGGAAGCATGTGATACATCACGTGCGACCCGTCCAGCGGCGGGATGGGCAGGAGGTTGAAGACGATCAGCCCCACGTTGCCGATGACCCCGTACAGCGCCATCTGGAAGGCGATCCCCAGCGTCTCGCTCGCGGCTCCCGATGCCGCGGTGAGGGCCTGGAACAGAAGGAACGCCACGAGGGCGAAGAAGACCGCCAGGATGGCGTTGGCGCACACGCCGGCGATGGACACCAGGATGTCGCCGCGCCTGTAGTTGCGATAGTTCGCCGGATTGGTCGGCACCGGCTTGGCCCACCCCAGCAGCGGCATTCCGCTGGCGATGGCCAGCGCGGGAAAGACGAGCGTGCCGATGATGTCGACGTGCGCGGCGGGGTTCATGGTCACCCGGCCCTGGCGGTACGCGGTATCGTCGCCCTGCCGCAGCGCCACCCAGGCGTGGGCGAACTCGTGCGCGGTCAGCGACAGCAGCAGGATGGGAAGAGCAAGAAGAACGCGCTCGAGGTTGAATTCCATGCGCGCAAGCTACGCGTGGCCTGAGAAGTTGTCAAAACGGCGCAGCTGCGGGGTTGACAGATGGGGCTCGCGGGCATAATGTTGGGGCTTCCTGTTTTCTGGACAGCTACGAAACCTTTCGGTCGCCGGGCGGCGCCGATTCCGTTGGAGGAGAGCCTTGCCGAACGTCAAGTCCGCCGAGAAGCGGATGCGGACCAACGAGGTCCGCGCCGAGCGCAACCGTCAGTTCCGTTCGCGTCTGCGCACCGCGCTGAAGAAGGTGCGTTCCGCGACGAGCGCCGATGACGCGACTCCCGCGTTCCGCGAGGCCGCTTCGCTGCTGGACCGCGCTGCCCGCAAGCGCATCATCCATCCGAACAAGGCCGCGCGCGCCAAGAGCCGCCTGAGCGCCCGGATCGCCGCCATCGCGGCCTGATCCACGCACTTTCGGAGCACCGATACCCCGCCGACCCACAGGTCGGCGGGGTTTTCGCGTCTCCGTGGACCCGCCCTCGCCCGCAGACCGACAGCCTGCCATCCAGACGGCCAATCGCATCACAACAACCGTCGCACCGGCAATCTTTCATCCAGAGGCCCAGGCGCGCCGCACTCGCCCGCACACCGGCAGCCTGTCATCCACACGTCCAGCCGCACCGCACTCGCCCGCACACCGACAGCCTGTCGTCGAGGGGCGGAAGCGCACCAAACCAGCCCGCACACCAGCAGCCTGTCATCCAGAGGCCCAAGCGCACCGCACTCGCCCGCACACGATCCTTTGCGGGCCGAAGGATCTAGCCTGAGCCGCCACTGAACCTGGGCGCGGCAGCGGCACGGAAGCCCGGTGCTCGGATTCCACTGTAGGTGCGCGCCCGAGCCTGCACGGGCGAATGAATTCGCGGCAACAACCACACGATGTCCACCTTCGTGGACTGGCTTGCTATCGTGCTCCGTCGGCGTCGTGGCGCGACCTCGCCAGAGCAAAGAAGCCCGCCGGATTCGGCGGGCTTCTTCACTTTCGCACTTTCGCACTTTCGCACTTTCGCACTTTCGCACTCACGCACTTCGCACTTCGCACTTCGCACTTTCGCACTTTCGCACTTTCGCACTTTCGCACTTTCGCACTCACGCACTACAACTCCGACCCGCAGATCTCGCAGTACCACGAGTGCGGCTCGTTTATGGCCCCGCACTCCTTGCACAGCAGCGGCTCGGCTCGGCCTCCAGGGCCCGCGGCGGCGGGAGCGGGCGGCGGCGTGGCCGCGGGAGGCGCCGGCGTGGCGGCTCCGGCGATGGAGACCGGCGGGGCGCCGATGGCGCGATCCAGCTCTTCGAGGAACGCCAGGTCGTCCGCGCCCAGGTCGCCCGTCGCGGGCTCGGGCGTGCGGGCCGACTCCTCGATGTCGCGCAGGAAGTCCAGCCCCGCATCCTCCTCCACCGCGGGCGCGGGCGGGGTCCACGTCTTTGCGGCCTCGTCGATCCCCTCCAGCCAGGGCAGCTCCTCTTCCACGTCGGCCGTTTCCTGCGGCGGGCCGAACTCCGCGCCGAACGGATCCCACTCGTCCGCGCCGGCGGTGTCCGCGGAGGCGGTAGCGTCCGCGGCCGCGAGCGGCTCGTCCGCCGGGGCCAGCGACTCCGGCGAGACCGGCGCTGCATCCGCCTCCGGGAACGACGGCTCCCAGTCGTCCTCCACCTCCGCGGGCGCCGGCGGGGGCGCGGCTGCGGGAGGCACCGGAGCCGCGTCGGGCGCGGCGGCGGTGGGCGGAGCCGGGGTGGCCGCGGCGGTCGGAGCCGGAGCGGAAGCGCGGGTTGCGGCGCCCGCTATGTCGGCGGCCAGGGCCTGCAGGCGCTCCACCTCGCCGCGGGCGTGCACCAGCGCCTCCTCGGCGAGGGCCACGGCCTGCTCCAGCTCCGGCCGCTGCCGGTTCCACGCGGCCTCGTCCAGCTCGCCGATCAGGTGGCGCAGCTGCACCTCGTCCATGATGTCGGCCGCGTGGGCGCGCTGCTGCTCGGCCGCGTCCAGCGCGCCTCGCTGCGCCTGCAGGTCGGCCTCGATCTCGTCGCGGTGCGTCGCCAGGTCTTCGTTGACGCGGCGCAGGCGGTCGGCGTAGTCGGCGCGCACGCGCTCGGTCGCGCGGCTGGATGCCTGCGGCGCCACCTCGTCCAGGCGTGCGATCCACTGGTTCAGCTGCTCGCGCTGCTGGATCAGCTGCAGCACCGGCGAACCGGCGATGGGGTTCTGTTGGCTCATCTCGTGGTTTCCGTCCGTTGCGTCAGCCGCGGAACATGTCGAGCATCACGTCCTTCACGAACGCCTGGGGCGAAACGGGCTCCAGCACCGCCGGGGGCGGCGCGTCGGCCAGGGGCTCGGGCGGGCGGTACAGGGCGCGCTCCAGGTGCCGGTCGAAGCCTGTCCACGCACCGGGCTCCAGCGCCGACACCATCGCCATCCCCGAGTTCATCTTGGCGTCCAGCTCGTCGGCCGCGTGAAGGATGATGGCCTCGAGCGTCATGGGAATCTTGGGGCTGGCCCACTCCAGCTTGCCCTGGTGGCTCGCGATCAGGTGCTGCAGGTGAAGCAGCTGGTCGGGCCGGAAGCCGGGAATGCTTTCGGCCTCGCGCGTCACCATCTGCAGCCCCAGCAGGATGTGCCCCAGCAGCTGCCCCTCGTCCGTATACGAAAAGGTGCGGCGCGCCGCCAGCTCCTTCACCTTGCCGACGTCGTGCAGCAGCGCGGCGGCCACCAGCAGGTCGCGGTCCAGCGCGGCGCCCTGCTCGCGGTAGTGCGCGCACATCCGGTCCGCCGCCCTGGCGACGGAGAGCGAGTGCTCCAGCAGGCCGCCCAGGTACGCGTGGTGGTTGCGCTTGGCGGCGGGATGGATGCGGAAGGTGCGGCCCAGCGGCGTCTTGCCGCCCACGCAGCGCGCCAGGAGCGTCCGCAGGGGAGGATCGCTGACGGTGGCGATCAGCGCGTCCAGCTCCCGGCACATCTGCCCGCGGTCGCGCGGGGACGCGGGCAGGAACATCGCCAGGTCGTCGTCCGACACCTCCAGCGGCTCGATGAAGCTGATGGTCAGCTGAAGCTTTTCGCGGTAGCTGCCCACGCGGGCGCGGACGCCCACCACGTCGTCGGCCGCGACCAGGCGGTCGCAGCGCTCGGCGTCGTCCCACATCATGGCGGCCACGCTGCCGGAGGCGTCGCCCAGCACGAACTCCAGGAACGGCTTGCCTGCCTTGGTTTCGCGCCGGTTCTTCTCGTGCACCACGTAGCACGCGATCACCTCGCGCCCGTCGTCACGCAGGTCGCATACGCGCGGCCACGGGTACGCCGGCCCGCAGAACGCGCGCGGGTCTACGCGCGGGGGCAGGAACGGCCTGGGCACCACTTCCCTCATCCCTGCTTTCCTTCCAGCTGCCAGGCGGTTTTGCCGCCCACGATGGTCATCACCGCCCGGCAGCGCAGCTGGCGCCCTCCGAACGGCGTGTTGCGGCTCATGGACAGGAACGTCTTCGGATCCACCGTCCACTCGATGCGGGGATCCAGGATCGTCACGTCCGCCAGGCTGCCCGCAGCCAGCGATCCCAGCCCCGCCAGCGACATCGACCGCGCCGGCGCGCAGCTCATCCGCTCGATCAGCGTGGCCAGGTCCATCAGCCCGGTCTCCACCAGCTCGGTGTAGCTCAGGCCGAGCGCAGTCTCCAGCCCCACGATGCCGTTGGGAGCGTCCTCGAAGGCCTGCTCCTTTTCGTCGTAGTGGTGGGGCGCGTGGTCCGTGGCGATCACGCACAGCGTTCCGTCCGCCACGCCCTGCCGCACCGCGTCGCGGTCCGCGGCCGAGCGCAGGGGCGGGTTCATCTTGGCGTCGGTGCGGTACGCCTCCACCGCCGCGTCCGTCAGCGTGAAGTGGTGGGGCGTACCTTCCGCCGTCACCCGGACCCCGCGCGCCTTGGCCTCGCGGATCAGCTCCACCCCGCGGCGGGTGGAAACGTGCTGCACGTGAAGCCGCCCGCCGGTGAGCTCAGCCAGCATCAGGT
This region of Longimicrobium sp. genomic DNA includes:
- a CDS encoding pseudouridine synthase, producing MAKQPGFLKRGESLRLQAFLSRSGLASRRAAEEMIEHGRVKVNGAEVTAQGTRVVAGVDRVELDGVEVKVAPTTWLALHKPTGYVTTRQDPFGRRTVYELIPDKFHGLFHVGRLDRDSEGLLLLTNDGDLANRFLHPSFGITKEYDVIASGKPSDAALRQLVEGVELEDGVAQAESARLIGPAGNGQSRLKLVLREGKKREVRRMLEAVGHPVLRLVRRRFGPIDLGELPEGKWRIVQPEELVQVRDAQASPKGAKRTPAAEAEAPKAKRVRAEAEDRPARGKAERPGRKDAPRTARGKPEREEKPARGAPRGRSFDRDEAPPAPRERTPVTIDWDAEEWGDAKPRGGDARPKRTSSTSSRGADERPAARGKTAAGRGFSDRSAEDRPAARGPRTGAGRGASDRPYLPSDRDRPAGRGGSDREDRPRRDFQDRDDRPARSGADRPARSGTDRPARGPADRPGRGPADRPRRDFQDRDDRPARAGSDRPSRPADRPKKGPVDWGTRAPRQDRDQPASRGPRPGPGRRPVDDDDDFVTERRPRSAPPPRGGAGPQRGGAPRTDDRPAGARPGGRPGGAKPKGGKPGGRAKPGNKPGAKPPEPGRRPGQGGGKKGR
- the scpB gene encoding SMC-Scp complex subunit ScpB: MIRPSRVIEALLFASESPLSPADLARADEALDEERVEAAIAELRAEYDREGRAFTVFEVGGGYQLLTRPEFAPVLERFDSVPGAQRLSGPALETLAIISYRQPVGRAEVEEIRGVGAGGVLKTLQERGLIEVVGRGEGLGRPLLYGTTPFFLQHFGFRSLADLPRSEELPVVLARRDEPRDTNGEAAGIS
- a CDS encoding segregation and condensation protein A; this encodes MEAVAAQDPFDIDVERFHGPLDLLLHLIRNQDIDIFDIPIAKITEQFLAAIRAVEHLELERAGEFLEMAATLVRIKAQMLFPRRVDDEETEDPRADLVRRLLEFEHFREAAQLMERSERERARLFARGFVEARPAPRLADLPLETQWDEVWDALVRLGERLNAPEIVHHVRGREVKMEDKIQEIMALLEQMRRVEFARIVEPWGTRIHAVASLLACLELAKRSVVRVRQASPFTPLWIFHARDEAA
- a CDS encoding site-2 protease family protein; translated protein: MEFNLERVLLALPILLLSLTAHEFAHAWVALRQGDDTAYRQGRVTMNPAAHVDIIGTLVFPALAIASGMPLLGWAKPVPTNPANYRNYRRGDILVSIAGVCANAILAVFFALVAFLLFQALTAASGAASETLGIAFQMALYGVIGNVGLIVFNLLPIPPLDGSHVMYHMLPPSAAASYRQIYPYGFIILWALVLTNALDILWPVIRGISRVLLAPIGVPLL
- the rpsT gene encoding 30S ribosomal protein S20, which translates into the protein MPNVKSAEKRMRTNEVRAERNRQFRSRLRTALKKVRSATSADDATPAFREAASLLDRAARKRIIHPNKAARAKSRLSARIAAIAA
- a CDS encoding Ran-binding zinc finger domain-containing protein translates to MSQQNPIAGSPVLQLIQQREQLNQWIARLDEVAPQASSRATERVRADYADRLRRVNEDLATHRDEIEADLQAQRGALDAAEQQRAHAADIMDEVQLRHLIGELDEAAWNRQRPELEQAVALAEEALVHARGEVERLQALAADIAGAATRASAPAPTAAATPAPPTAAAPDAAPVPPAAAPPPAPAEVEDDWEPSFPEADAAPVSPESLAPADEPLAAADATASADTAGADEWDPFGAEFGPPQETADVEEELPWLEGIDEAAKTWTPPAPAVEEDAGLDFLRDIEESARTPEPATGDLGADDLAFLEELDRAIGAPPVSIAGAATPAPPAATPPPAPAAAGPGGRAEPLLCKECGAINEPHSWYCEICGSEL
- a CDS encoding 3'-5' exoribonuclease YhaM family protein; this translates as MREVVPRPFLPPRVDPRAFCGPAYPWPRVCDLRDDGREVIACYVVHEKNRRETKAGKPFLEFVLGDASGSVAAMMWDDAERCDRLVAADDVVGVRARVGSYREKLQLTISFIEPLEVSDDDLAMFLPASPRDRGQMCRELDALIATVSDPPLRTLLARCVGGKTPLGRTFRIHPAAKRNHHAYLGGLLEHSLSVARAADRMCAHYREQGAALDRDLLVAAALLHDVGKVKELAARRTFSYTDEGQLLGHILLGLQMVTREAESIPGFRPDQLLHLQHLIASHQGKLEWASPKIPMTLEAIILHAADELDAKMNSGMAMVSALEPGAWTGFDRHLERALYRPPEPLADAPPPAVLEPVSPQAFVKDVMLDMFRG
- a CDS encoding amidohydrolase family protein, which gives rise to LMLAELTGGRLHVQHVSTRRGVELIREAKARGVRVTAEGTPHHFTLTDAAVEAYRTDAKMNPPLRSAADRDAVRQGVADGTLCVIATDHAPHHYDEKEQAFEDAPNGIVGLETALGLSYTELVETGLMDLATLIERMSCAPARSMSLAGLGSLAAGSLADVTILDPRIEWTVDPKTFLSMSRNTPFGGRQLRCRAVMTIVGGKTAWQLEGKQG